A window of the Citrus sinensis cultivar Valencia sweet orange chromosome 9, DVS_A1.0, whole genome shotgun sequence genome harbors these coding sequences:
- the LOC102608315 gene encoding alpha-aminoadipic semialdehyde synthase isoform X1, whose product MPMLGNGVVGILSESVNKWERRAPLTPSHCARLLHSGRDKSGVARIVVQPSTKRIHHDVLYEDVGCQISEDLSECGLVLGIKQPKLEMILPDKAYAFFSHTHKAQRENMPLLDKILAERVSLYDYELIVGDNGRRLLAFGKFAGRAGMIDFLHGLGQRYLSLGYSTPFLSLGASYMYSSLAAAKAAVISVGEEISTLGLPSGICPLVFIFTGSGNVSLGAQEIFKLLPHTFVEPSRLPELFGKAKDQHGGASKRIFQVYGCVVTSEDMVEHKDPTKGFDKADYYAHPEHYNPVFHKKIAPYASVIVNCMYWEQRFPRLLSTQQLQDLVRKGCPLVGISDITCDIGGSLEFVNRTTSIDSSFFRYDPLSDSYHDDLEGNGLVCQAVDTLPTEFAKEASQHFGDILLEFIGSLSSTVDFTELPSHLRRACIAHGGALTTLYEYIPRMRKSDSEDVSDNLAKGHSNKKKHNLLVSLSGHLFDQFLINEALDIIEAAGGSFHLVKCQVGQSTEALSFSELEVGADDSAVLDQIIDSLTSLANASENNRDQISGINRISLRIGKVQETATQKGPGTKGTSSVLIIGAGRVCRPAAELLASFGSPSHQMQKTCMETDFEWQNDIRVLVASLYLKDAEEVIEGIPNAEAVQLDVSDHKSLCKCISQVEIVISLLPASCHVMVANACIELKKHLVTASYIDDSMSKLDEKAKGAGITILGEMGLDPGIDHMMAMKMINHAHVRKGKIKSFTSYCGGLPSPAAANNPLAYKFSWSPAGAIRAGRNPAIYLFNGKTIQVDGDSLYDSAEKFRIADLPAFALECLPNRNSLVYGDIYGIGKEASTIFRGTLRYEGFGEIMGTLGRIGFFSAEAHPVLKQGSGPTFRMFLCEILKMDSQKMGEAPLGEKEITERILSLGHCKERETASKAAKTIIFLGLHEQTEIPASCESPFSVTCLLMEEKLAYSSTEEDMVLLHHEVEVEFPDGQPSENNRATLLEFGKMKNGKMISAMALTVGIPAGIAAMLLLVNKIKTRGVLRPIEPEVYVPALDMLQAYGIKLVEKSG is encoded by the exons ATGCCCATGCTGGGGAATGGAGTTGTTGGAATCCTCTCCGAGTCTGTGAATAAGTGGGAAAGAAGGGCCCCTTTAACTCCGTCACACTGTGCTCGGCTTCTGCATAGTGGCCGGGATAAATCTGGAGTGGCTCGCATAGTTGTGCAGCCATCAACAAAGCGCATCCATCATGATGTGCTATATGAGGACGTTGGATGTCAAATTTCGGAAGATTTGTCTGAATGCGGTCTTGTTTTGGGTATTAAACAACCAAAG TTGGAGATGATACTACCTGATAAAGCTTATGCATTTTTTTCACATACCCACAAAGCTCAGAGAGAAAACATGCCTTTGTTGGATAAG ATTTTAGCAGAGAGGGTCTCTCTGTATGACTATGAGCTTATTGTTGGGGACAATGGGAGAAGGCTACTTGCTTTTGGTAAATTTGCTGGTAGAGCTGGAATGATTGACTTCTTACACGGATTAGGACAAC GGTATTTAAGTCTTGGATATTCAACGCCTTTCCTCTCACTGGGTGCATCGTATATGTATTCTTCTTTGGCTGCTGCTAAGGCTGCAGTAATTTCCGTGGGTGAAGAGATATCAACTTTGGGATTGCCATCAGGAATCTGTCCTCTTGTCTTTATATTCACTGGTTCTGGGAATG TTTCCCTTGGTGCACAAGAAATATTTAAGCTTCTTCCTCACACTTTTGTTGAGCCAAGTAGACTTCCAGAACTATTTGGAAAG GCTAAGGATCAACATGGAGGGGCATCAAAGAGAATCTTCCAAGTATATGGCTGTGTTGTGACATCTGAAGACATGGTTGAACATAAGGATCCAACAAAAGGATTTGACAAA GCGGACTATTATGCACATCCAGAGCACTACAACCCCGTTTTCCATAAAAAGATAGCTCCATATGCATCTGTTATTG TCAATTGCATGTATTGGGAGCAAAGATTTCCTCGTTTGTTGAGTACTCAGCAGCTTCAAGATTTAGTGAGAAAAGGATGCCCACTTGTTGGAATTTCTGATATAACTTGTGACATAGGAGGATCATTGGAGTTTGTCAATCGAACCACATCCATTGACTCATCTTTCTTCAG ATATGACCCTTTGAGCGATTCATACCATGATGATTTGGAGGGTAACGGTTTGGTGTGTCAAGCTGTTGATACTCTTCCAACAGAGTTTGCAAAAGAA GCTTCCCAACATTTTGGAGACATACTATTGGAATTTATTGGTAGTTTATCTTCAACAGTAGACTTCACTGAGTTGCCTTCACACCTAAGAAGAGCTTGCATTGCCCATGGGGGAGCACTTACAACCTTATATGAATATATTCCACGTATGAGGAAATCTGATTCTGA AGATGTATCAGATAATCTTGCAAAGGGCCACTCAAACAAGAAGAAGCACAATCTATTG GTATCTCTGAGTGGTCACTTATTTGACCAATTTCTGATAAATGAGGCCTTGGATATTATTGAAGCTGCAGGTGGCTCCTTTCACTTGGTGAAATGCCAAGTAGGTCAGAGTACTGAAGCTTTGTCGTTTTCGGAACTCGAA GTTGGAGCGGATGATAGTGCAGTTCTTGATCAAATTATTGATTCTTTAACTTCTCTAGCTAATGCAAGTGAGAACAATAGAGACCAAATTAGTGGAATAAATAGGATTTCCCTGAGGATTGGTAAGGTCCAGGAGACTGCCACTCAGAAGGGACCTGGCACAAAAGGAACAAGTTCTGTTCTGATTATTGGTGCAGGCCGGGTATGTCGACCAGCTGCTGAGCTTTTAGCATCATTTGGAAGCCCTTCCCACCAAATGCAGAAAACATGCATGGAAACTGATTTTGAATGGCAGAATGATATTCGAGTTCTTGTTGCATCTCTCTACCTAAAGGATGCAGAGGAG GTCATTGAAGGTATTCCAAACGCAGAAGCAGTACAGCTTGATGTTTCGGATCATAAGAGTCTTTGCAAGTGCATTTcgcag GTTGAAATTGTTATAAGTTTACTTCCTGCTAGTTGCCATGTGATGGTTGCAAATGCATGCATTGAg CTTAAGAAGCATCTCGTTACTGCTAGCTACATTGATGATTCCATGTCCAAGCTAGATGAGAAGGCCAAGGGTGCTGGTATCACAATTCTTGGGGAGATGGGCTTGGACCCTGGAATAG ATCATATGATGGCAATGAAGATGATCAACCATGCACATGTTCGAAAGGGTAAAATAAAGTCTTTCACTTCTTACTGTGGAGGACTCCCATCACCAGCGGCTGCAAATAACCCATTAGCGTATAAATTCAG TTGGAGTCCTGCAGGAGCAATTCGAGCCGGACGAAACCCTGCCATCTATTTGTTTAATGGAAAAACCATACAGGTTGATG GGGATAGTCTCTATGATTCAGCTGAGAAATTCCGGATAGCTGATCTTCCTGCTTTTGCATTGGAGTGTCTTCCTAATCGTAACTCTTTAGTGTATGGCGATATATATGGAATAGGAAAAGAAGCATCGACAATATTTCGTGGGACCCTCCGCTATGAAG GGTTTGGTGAAATTATGGGAACACTTGGAAGGATTGGTTTCTTCAGTGCTGAGGCTCATCCAGTTCTTAAACAAGGATCCGGGCCCACATTCAGAATGTTCCTATGTGAAATTCTCAAAATGGACAGTCAGAAAATGGGTGAAGCTCCATTAGGAGAAAAGGAGATAACTGAAAGGATTCTCTCACTTGGACATTGCAAAGAAAGAGAAACAGCATCAAAGGCAGCCAAAACTATAAT ATTTTTGGGGCTTCATGAGCAGACAGAAATTCCTGCTTCCTGTGAGAGTCCGTTTTCTGTTACCTGTCTCCTTATGGAAGAAAAGCTAGCCTACTCGAGCACTGAGGAG GATATGGTGCTTTTACATCATGAAGTGGAAGTAGAATTCCCAGATGGGCAACCGTCAGAGAACAATAGGGCCACTTTATTGGAATTTGGGAAGATGAAGAATGGGAAAATGATTAGTGCAATGGCTCTAACAGTTGGTATTCCTGCAGGCATAGCAGCCATG CTCTTACTCGTAAACAAGATCAAAACAAGAGGCGTCCTGAGACCTATCGAACCTGAAGTATATGTGCCAG CATTGGATATGTTGCAAGCCTATGGTATCAAGTTGGTGGAAAAGAGTGGGTGA
- the LOC102608315 gene encoding alpha-aminoadipic semialdehyde synthase isoform X2: MYWEQRFPRLLSTQQLQDLVRKGCPLVGISDITCDIGGSLEFVNRTTSIDSSFFRYDPLSDSYHDDLEGNGLVCQAVDTLPTEFAKEASQHFGDILLEFIGSLSSTVDFTELPSHLRRACIAHGGALTTLYEYIPRMRKSDSEDVSDNLAKGHSNKKKHNLLVSLSGHLFDQFLINEALDIIEAAGGSFHLVKCQVGQSTEALSFSELEVGADDSAVLDQIIDSLTSLANASENNRDQISGINRISLRIGKVQETATQKGPGTKGTSSVLIIGAGRVCRPAAELLASFGSPSHQMQKTCMETDFEWQNDIRVLVASLYLKDAEEVIEGIPNAEAVQLDVSDHKSLCKCISQVEIVISLLPASCHVMVANACIELKKHLVTASYIDDSMSKLDEKAKGAGITILGEMGLDPGIDHMMAMKMINHAHVRKGKIKSFTSYCGGLPSPAAANNPLAYKFSWSPAGAIRAGRNPAIYLFNGKTIQVDGDSLYDSAEKFRIADLPAFALECLPNRNSLVYGDIYGIGKEASTIFRGTLRYEGFGEIMGTLGRIGFFSAEAHPVLKQGSGPTFRMFLCEILKMDSQKMGEAPLGEKEITERILSLGHCKERETASKAAKTIIFLGLHEQTEIPASCESPFSVTCLLMEEKLAYSSTEEDMVLLHHEVEVEFPDGQPSENNRATLLEFGKMKNGKMISAMALTVGIPAGIAAMLLLVNKIKTRGVLRPIEPEVYVPALDMLQAYGIKLVEKSG; this comes from the exons ATGTATTGGGAGCAAAGATTTCCTCGTTTGTTGAGTACTCAGCAGCTTCAAGATTTAGTGAGAAAAGGATGCCCACTTGTTGGAATTTCTGATATAACTTGTGACATAGGAGGATCATTGGAGTTTGTCAATCGAACCACATCCATTGACTCATCTTTCTTCAG ATATGACCCTTTGAGCGATTCATACCATGATGATTTGGAGGGTAACGGTTTGGTGTGTCAAGCTGTTGATACTCTTCCAACAGAGTTTGCAAAAGAA GCTTCCCAACATTTTGGAGACATACTATTGGAATTTATTGGTAGTTTATCTTCAACAGTAGACTTCACTGAGTTGCCTTCACACCTAAGAAGAGCTTGCATTGCCCATGGGGGAGCACTTACAACCTTATATGAATATATTCCACGTATGAGGAAATCTGATTCTGA AGATGTATCAGATAATCTTGCAAAGGGCCACTCAAACAAGAAGAAGCACAATCTATTG GTATCTCTGAGTGGTCACTTATTTGACCAATTTCTGATAAATGAGGCCTTGGATATTATTGAAGCTGCAGGTGGCTCCTTTCACTTGGTGAAATGCCAAGTAGGTCAGAGTACTGAAGCTTTGTCGTTTTCGGAACTCGAA GTTGGAGCGGATGATAGTGCAGTTCTTGATCAAATTATTGATTCTTTAACTTCTCTAGCTAATGCAAGTGAGAACAATAGAGACCAAATTAGTGGAATAAATAGGATTTCCCTGAGGATTGGTAAGGTCCAGGAGACTGCCACTCAGAAGGGACCTGGCACAAAAGGAACAAGTTCTGTTCTGATTATTGGTGCAGGCCGGGTATGTCGACCAGCTGCTGAGCTTTTAGCATCATTTGGAAGCCCTTCCCACCAAATGCAGAAAACATGCATGGAAACTGATTTTGAATGGCAGAATGATATTCGAGTTCTTGTTGCATCTCTCTACCTAAAGGATGCAGAGGAG GTCATTGAAGGTATTCCAAACGCAGAAGCAGTACAGCTTGATGTTTCGGATCATAAGAGTCTTTGCAAGTGCATTTcgcag GTTGAAATTGTTATAAGTTTACTTCCTGCTAGTTGCCATGTGATGGTTGCAAATGCATGCATTGAg CTTAAGAAGCATCTCGTTACTGCTAGCTACATTGATGATTCCATGTCCAAGCTAGATGAGAAGGCCAAGGGTGCTGGTATCACAATTCTTGGGGAGATGGGCTTGGACCCTGGAATAG ATCATATGATGGCAATGAAGATGATCAACCATGCACATGTTCGAAAGGGTAAAATAAAGTCTTTCACTTCTTACTGTGGAGGACTCCCATCACCAGCGGCTGCAAATAACCCATTAGCGTATAAATTCAG TTGGAGTCCTGCAGGAGCAATTCGAGCCGGACGAAACCCTGCCATCTATTTGTTTAATGGAAAAACCATACAGGTTGATG GGGATAGTCTCTATGATTCAGCTGAGAAATTCCGGATAGCTGATCTTCCTGCTTTTGCATTGGAGTGTCTTCCTAATCGTAACTCTTTAGTGTATGGCGATATATATGGAATAGGAAAAGAAGCATCGACAATATTTCGTGGGACCCTCCGCTATGAAG GGTTTGGTGAAATTATGGGAACACTTGGAAGGATTGGTTTCTTCAGTGCTGAGGCTCATCCAGTTCTTAAACAAGGATCCGGGCCCACATTCAGAATGTTCCTATGTGAAATTCTCAAAATGGACAGTCAGAAAATGGGTGAAGCTCCATTAGGAGAAAAGGAGATAACTGAAAGGATTCTCTCACTTGGACATTGCAAAGAAAGAGAAACAGCATCAAAGGCAGCCAAAACTATAAT ATTTTTGGGGCTTCATGAGCAGACAGAAATTCCTGCTTCCTGTGAGAGTCCGTTTTCTGTTACCTGTCTCCTTATGGAAGAAAAGCTAGCCTACTCGAGCACTGAGGAG GATATGGTGCTTTTACATCATGAAGTGGAAGTAGAATTCCCAGATGGGCAACCGTCAGAGAACAATAGGGCCACTTTATTGGAATTTGGGAAGATGAAGAATGGGAAAATGATTAGTGCAATGGCTCTAACAGTTGGTATTCCTGCAGGCATAGCAGCCATG CTCTTACTCGTAAACAAGATCAAAACAAGAGGCGTCCTGAGACCTATCGAACCTGAAGTATATGTGCCAG CATTGGATATGTTGCAAGCCTATGGTATCAAGTTGGTGGAAAAGAGTGGGTGA
- the LOC102608315 gene encoding alpha-aminoadipic semialdehyde synthase isoform X3, which produces MRKSDSEDVSDNLAKGHSNKKKHNLLVSLSGHLFDQFLINEALDIIEAAGGSFHLVKCQVGQSTEALSFSELEVGADDSAVLDQIIDSLTSLANASENNRDQISGINRISLRIGKVQETATQKGPGTKGTSSVLIIGAGRVCRPAAELLASFGSPSHQMQKTCMETDFEWQNDIRVLVASLYLKDAEEVIEGIPNAEAVQLDVSDHKSLCKCISQVEIVISLLPASCHVMVANACIELKKHLVTASYIDDSMSKLDEKAKGAGITILGEMGLDPGIDHMMAMKMINHAHVRKGKIKSFTSYCGGLPSPAAANNPLAYKFSWSPAGAIRAGRNPAIYLFNGKTIQVDGDSLYDSAEKFRIADLPAFALECLPNRNSLVYGDIYGIGKEASTIFRGTLRYEGFGEIMGTLGRIGFFSAEAHPVLKQGSGPTFRMFLCEILKMDSQKMGEAPLGEKEITERILSLGHCKERETASKAAKTIIFLGLHEQTEIPASCESPFSVTCLLMEEKLAYSSTEEDMVLLHHEVEVEFPDGQPSENNRATLLEFGKMKNGKMISAMALTVGIPAGIAAMLLLVNKIKTRGVLRPIEPEVYVPALDMLQAYGIKLVEKSG; this is translated from the exons ATGAGGAAATCTGATTCTGA AGATGTATCAGATAATCTTGCAAAGGGCCACTCAAACAAGAAGAAGCACAATCTATTG GTATCTCTGAGTGGTCACTTATTTGACCAATTTCTGATAAATGAGGCCTTGGATATTATTGAAGCTGCAGGTGGCTCCTTTCACTTGGTGAAATGCCAAGTAGGTCAGAGTACTGAAGCTTTGTCGTTTTCGGAACTCGAA GTTGGAGCGGATGATAGTGCAGTTCTTGATCAAATTATTGATTCTTTAACTTCTCTAGCTAATGCAAGTGAGAACAATAGAGACCAAATTAGTGGAATAAATAGGATTTCCCTGAGGATTGGTAAGGTCCAGGAGACTGCCACTCAGAAGGGACCTGGCACAAAAGGAACAAGTTCTGTTCTGATTATTGGTGCAGGCCGGGTATGTCGACCAGCTGCTGAGCTTTTAGCATCATTTGGAAGCCCTTCCCACCAAATGCAGAAAACATGCATGGAAACTGATTTTGAATGGCAGAATGATATTCGAGTTCTTGTTGCATCTCTCTACCTAAAGGATGCAGAGGAG GTCATTGAAGGTATTCCAAACGCAGAAGCAGTACAGCTTGATGTTTCGGATCATAAGAGTCTTTGCAAGTGCATTTcgcag GTTGAAATTGTTATAAGTTTACTTCCTGCTAGTTGCCATGTGATGGTTGCAAATGCATGCATTGAg CTTAAGAAGCATCTCGTTACTGCTAGCTACATTGATGATTCCATGTCCAAGCTAGATGAGAAGGCCAAGGGTGCTGGTATCACAATTCTTGGGGAGATGGGCTTGGACCCTGGAATAG ATCATATGATGGCAATGAAGATGATCAACCATGCACATGTTCGAAAGGGTAAAATAAAGTCTTTCACTTCTTACTGTGGAGGACTCCCATCACCAGCGGCTGCAAATAACCCATTAGCGTATAAATTCAG TTGGAGTCCTGCAGGAGCAATTCGAGCCGGACGAAACCCTGCCATCTATTTGTTTAATGGAAAAACCATACAGGTTGATG GGGATAGTCTCTATGATTCAGCTGAGAAATTCCGGATAGCTGATCTTCCTGCTTTTGCATTGGAGTGTCTTCCTAATCGTAACTCTTTAGTGTATGGCGATATATATGGAATAGGAAAAGAAGCATCGACAATATTTCGTGGGACCCTCCGCTATGAAG GGTTTGGTGAAATTATGGGAACACTTGGAAGGATTGGTTTCTTCAGTGCTGAGGCTCATCCAGTTCTTAAACAAGGATCCGGGCCCACATTCAGAATGTTCCTATGTGAAATTCTCAAAATGGACAGTCAGAAAATGGGTGAAGCTCCATTAGGAGAAAAGGAGATAACTGAAAGGATTCTCTCACTTGGACATTGCAAAGAAAGAGAAACAGCATCAAAGGCAGCCAAAACTATAAT ATTTTTGGGGCTTCATGAGCAGACAGAAATTCCTGCTTCCTGTGAGAGTCCGTTTTCTGTTACCTGTCTCCTTATGGAAGAAAAGCTAGCCTACTCGAGCACTGAGGAG GATATGGTGCTTTTACATCATGAAGTGGAAGTAGAATTCCCAGATGGGCAACCGTCAGAGAACAATAGGGCCACTTTATTGGAATTTGGGAAGATGAAGAATGGGAAAATGATTAGTGCAATGGCTCTAACAGTTGGTATTCCTGCAGGCATAGCAGCCATG CTCTTACTCGTAAACAAGATCAAAACAAGAGGCGTCCTGAGACCTATCGAACCTGAAGTATATGTGCCAG CATTGGATATGTTGCAAGCCTATGGTATCAAGTTGGTGGAAAAGAGTGGGTGA
- the LOC102608026 gene encoding uncharacterized protein LOC102608026 isoform X1, protein MLKKRNQLRSILGQIYYQNRNRNQNQNLMSCAIRSDPICKGFYSNVTNNSSDINIINSSSNGFLRFKGKVNNGSLILRGCFDSTNRVNAGADQKVGAFAPPQRVPHLEIAAAEGCTDARLVNGRGSSERGNPLGFFDSHLHGKIVVAVDVDEVLGNFVSALNRFIADRYSLNHSVSEYHVYEFFKIWNCSRDEADLRVHEFFKTPYFKTGIHPLPGAQKALHKLSRYCNLSVVTSRQHVIKDHTIEWIEKHYPGLFQEIHFGNHFALAGKSRPKSDICRSLGAKVLIDDNPRYAIECAEVGIKVLLFDYENSYPWCKTDSVHQHPLVTKVHNWEEVEQQLVSWIVM, encoded by the exons ATGTTAAAGAAACGAAACCAATTGCGTTCAATTTTGGGACAAATATATTACCAAAATCGAAATcgaaatcaaaatcagaatctcATGTCTTGCGCAATTCGCAGCGATCCCATTTGCAAGGGATTTTACAGTAATGTGACTAATAACAGTAgtgatattaatattattaatagcAGCAGTAATGGGTTTTTGAGATTTAAAGGCAAAGTGAATAATGGCAGCTTGATCTTGAGAGGCTGTTTTGATTCTACTAACAGAGTAAATGCTGGTGCTGATCAAAAGGTTGGTGCTTTTGCTCCTCCCCAAAGGGTGCCTCATTTGGAGATTGCAGCGGCCGAGGGTTGTACGGACGCTAGATTGGTGAATGGTCGTGGTTCCAGCGAAAGAGGGAACCCACTTGGGTTTTTTGATAGCCATTTGCATGGAAaaattgttgttgctgttgatGTCGACGAGG TTCTTGGAAACTTTGTGTCAGCTCTGAATAGATTTATTGCAGATCGTTACTCCCTGAATCATTCAGTTTCTGAGTACCATGTATATGAGTTCTTCAAG ATATGGAACTGTTCACGTGATGaag CTGATCTCCGCGTCCATGAGTTCTTTAAGACACCATATTTCAAGACTGGCATCCACCCACTTCCTGGTGCTCAGAAGGCGCTCCATAAGTTATCAAGATATTGTAACCTATCTGTTGTGAC GTCTCGGCAACATGTTATCAAGGACCATACCATTGAATGGATTGAGAAGCATTATCCGGGACTATTTCAGGAGATCCACTTTGGCAACCACTTTGCCCTAGCTGGAAAGTCCAGACCAAAGTCAGACATATGCAG GTCATTAGGAGCTAAAGTTCTGATTGATGATAACCCAAGATATGCAATTGAGTGTGCTGAAGTTGGAATCAAGGTTCTTCTTTTTGATTATGAGAATTCATATCCTTGGTGCAAGACGGATTCAGTCCATCAACATCCCCTTGTAACCAAAGTTCATAACTGGGAAGAAGTagagcaacagttagtttcctGGATTGTTATGTAG
- the LOC102608026 gene encoding uncharacterized protein LOC102608026 isoform X2, producing MAKLSPKPMIHGVLNIVNAGADQKVGAFAPPQRVPHLEIAAAEGCTDARLVNGRGSSERGNPLGFFDSHLHGKIVVAVDVDEVLGNFVSALNRFIADRYSLNHSVSEYHVYEFFKIWNCSRDEADLRVHEFFKTPYFKTGIHPLPGAQKALHKLSRYCNLSVVTSRQHVIKDHTIEWIEKHYPGLFQEIHFGNHFALAGKSRPKSDICRSLGAKVLIDDNPRYAIECAEVGIKVLLFDYENSYPWCKTDSVHQHPLVTKVHNWEEVEQQLVSWIVM from the exons ATGGCAAAATTATCGCCAAAACCGATGATTCATGGAGTCTTAAATat AGTAAATGCTGGTGCTGATCAAAAGGTTGGTGCTTTTGCTCCTCCCCAAAGGGTGCCTCATTTGGAGATTGCAGCGGCCGAGGGTTGTACGGACGCTAGATTGGTGAATGGTCGTGGTTCCAGCGAAAGAGGGAACCCACTTGGGTTTTTTGATAGCCATTTGCATGGAAaaattgttgttgctgttgatGTCGACGAGG TTCTTGGAAACTTTGTGTCAGCTCTGAATAGATTTATTGCAGATCGTTACTCCCTGAATCATTCAGTTTCTGAGTACCATGTATATGAGTTCTTCAAG ATATGGAACTGTTCACGTGATGaag CTGATCTCCGCGTCCATGAGTTCTTTAAGACACCATATTTCAAGACTGGCATCCACCCACTTCCTGGTGCTCAGAAGGCGCTCCATAAGTTATCAAGATATTGTAACCTATCTGTTGTGAC GTCTCGGCAACATGTTATCAAGGACCATACCATTGAATGGATTGAGAAGCATTATCCGGGACTATTTCAGGAGATCCACTTTGGCAACCACTTTGCCCTAGCTGGAAAGTCCAGACCAAAGTCAGACATATGCAG GTCATTAGGAGCTAAAGTTCTGATTGATGATAACCCAAGATATGCAATTGAGTGTGCTGAAGTTGGAATCAAGGTTCTTCTTTTTGATTATGAGAATTCATATCCTTGGTGCAAGACGGATTCAGTCCATCAACATCCCCTTGTAACCAAAGTTCATAACTGGGAAGAAGTagagcaacagttagtttcctGGATTGTTATGTAG
- the LOC102607723 gene encoding glucan endo-1,3-beta-glucosidase 5-like, with the protein MGKHYFLYFFMLFLVSEGLTKGVAGLACNWGLQSTHPLQANIVVKLMKDNGFNKVKLFEADPEALKALGKSGIQVMVGIPNDLLAPLASNVQAAVDWVQQNVSKYISQNGADIRYVAVGNEPFLKTYKDMFLHTTLPALQNIQAALIKAGLGQKVKVTVPLNADVYQSDSGLPSAGNFRADIHDLMISIIKFLRDNGGPLTINIYPFLSLYADPNFPVDFAFFNSTAAPVVDGSITYTNVYDANFDTLISALEKNGFGSMPVIIGEVGWPTDGNSNANIEYARRFNQGLLDRILAGKGTPKRRTPPDVYLFSLIDEDNKSTLPGNFERHWGIFNFDGSIKYQLKIGGGKGLVSAKGVKYLARQWCVMSPQASPSDPSVQESMTYACTYADCTSLGFGSSCGNLDPKKNASYTFNMYYQTMDQRKGTCSFNNRSVITTIDPSQGSCRYEIMIDLGKHERPRNSSAGRRPNSLIAALILAFMLIICGGL; encoded by the exons ATGGGGAAACACTACTTCTTATATTTCTTCATGCTGTTTTTAGTCTCTGAAGGTTTAACAAAGGGAGTTGCTGGCCTGGCTTGCAACTGGGGCTTACAATCAACTCACCCACTGCAAGCGAACATTGTTGTGAAGCTGATGAAGGACAATGGATTTAATAAAGTGAAGCTCTTTGAAGCTGATCCTGAAGCTTTAAAGGCCCTGGGTAAGTCCGGTATTCAAGTTATGGTTGGCATACCAAATGACCTATTGGCACCATTGGCTAGTAATGTCCAAGCTGCTGTGGACTGGGTGCAACAAAACGTCTCCAAATATATATCCCAAAATGGAGCGGATATAAG GTATGTAGCTGTGGGCAATGAACCTTTTCTCAAGACCTACAAGGATATGTTTCTCCATACAACATTGCCAGCTCTCCAGAATATTCAAGCAGCCCTGATAAAAGCTGGTTTAGGCCAAAAGGTTAAGGTCACAGTTCCTCTAAATGCAGATGTCTACCAGAGTGACAGTGGCCTGCCCTCCGCTGGAAATTTTCGTGCGGATATTCATGACCTCATGATCTCCATCATCAAGTTCCTTAGGGACAATGGTGGCCCTCTCACCATTAACATCTACCCCTTCCTTAGCCTCTATGCCGACCCAAATTTCCCCGTTGATTTTGCTTTCTTCAACAGCACTGCTGCTCCTGTTGTTGATGGTTCCATTACTTACACCAATGTCTATGATGCCAACTTTGACACCCTGATTTCAGCTCTTGAAAAGAATGGCTTCGGATCAATGCCGGTCATTATTGGAGAAGTTGGCTGGCCAACTGATGGTAACTCAAATGCTAACATCGAGTATGCCCGAAGATTCAACCAAGGCTTGCTTGACCGCATACTTGCGGGAAAAGGCACCCCAAAACGCCGCACACCACCAGATGTTTATCTTTTTTCACTCATTGATGAGGATAACAAGAGCACTCTGCCTGGAAACTTTGAGAGGCATTGGGGTATTTTTAACTTTGACGGTAGCATCAAATACCAATTGAAAATAGGCGGCGGAAAAGGTCTAGTATCGGCGAAAGGTGTTAAATATTTGGCAAGACAATGGTGTGTAATGTCACCTCAGGCAAGTCCTTCGGACCCCAGTGTGCAAGAAAGCATGACATATGCTTGCACTTATGCTGATTGCACGAGCCTTGGATTTGGATCATCTTGTGGCAATCTTGACCCTAAGAAAAATGCTTCTTATACTTTCAACATGTATTATCAGACCATGGATCAAAGGAAAGGTACATGTTCATTTAATAACCGATCAGTTATCACCACCATTGATCCTTCTCAAGGTTCGTGCCGGTACGAGATCATGATTGATCTGGGAAAACATGAGCGCCCTCGTAATTCATCAGCTGGAAGAAGGCCAAACTCCCTGATTGCGGCTCTCATATTAGCTTTCATGTTAATCATTTGTGGGGGTCTCTGA